Proteins from a genomic interval of Alteromonas macleodii ATCC 27126:
- a CDS encoding TonB-dependent receptor, producing the protein MNLLKSALAVMIGLSCAGAPVYAQTEKNNNNDDIEHITVDASQVELRDSFAGGQVSRGGRAGILGNLDMMDSPFASTNFTADIIREQQARSIADVLQNDPVVRVAKGFGNFQELYVMRGFPVYSDDMTYNGLYGVLPRQYVAAELSERVEVFRGASAFLNGAAPGGSGLGGSVNIVPKRAGDDPLNRVTLGYESQGHWYGAADVSRRFGDDSQSTGVRANFVQRGGETSIDNQDRELSVAAIGIDHDSDNFRLSLDLGYQDHQVDSPRPAVTPGSAIPEAPDSDTNFAQEWTYTNERQFFGAVRGEYDFTDNITAWAAYGFRSGEEDNVFANPRQAEANGDFSAYRFDNVRNDEIRSGEVGLNIEFKTASVGHTIITSASTFSLESENAYAFSDFSGFAGNIYNPVTATMPDADFFIGGDLSNPLITEKTDLSSFALADMISFNDGKVLLTLGGRVQNIETRTFDYNTGDELSGYDESQLTPVVGIVYKSSEQVSYYANYIEGLLPGEVAPASSGGEPIENAGEVFDPYSAEQIEVGVKYDAGQYGGSLSVFNTSKQSSIVEDNVFSTDGEQQNQGLELSVFGMPTSNLRVLGGFTWLDAEMTKTQDGTLDGKTAIGVPDLQANINLEWDVDALPGLTVDARAAYTSKQYASADNSLEVDASNRFDLGVRYSFLAGMTDITLRARVDNVFDNNYWASVGGFPGSNYLVLSEPRTFRLSASFNF; encoded by the coding sequence ATGAATTTGCTTAAAAGTGCCTTGGCCGTGATGATCGGCCTGTCGTGTGCAGGCGCGCCTGTATATGCACAGACAGAAAAAAATAATAATAATGATGACATTGAGCATATTACTGTTGATGCATCTCAGGTTGAATTACGAGATAGCTTTGCAGGAGGCCAAGTATCTCGCGGTGGTCGTGCGGGTATTTTAGGTAATCTCGACATGATGGACTCTCCATTTGCAAGCACCAACTTTACCGCAGACATCATAAGGGAACAGCAAGCAAGAAGTATCGCCGATGTGTTGCAAAACGATCCGGTGGTTCGTGTGGCAAAAGGCTTCGGTAATTTTCAAGAGCTATACGTAATGCGCGGGTTTCCCGTTTATTCTGACGATATGACTTACAACGGATTGTACGGTGTTTTACCTCGCCAATATGTTGCTGCAGAGTTGTCAGAACGCGTTGAGGTTTTCCGTGGTGCCAGTGCATTTCTAAACGGCGCAGCACCGGGAGGAAGCGGCTTAGGTGGTTCGGTAAATATAGTACCTAAGCGCGCGGGCGATGACCCATTAAACCGTGTAACACTTGGATACGAGTCTCAAGGACATTGGTATGGCGCAGCAGATGTTAGCCGCAGATTTGGCGACGACAGTCAAAGTACCGGCGTAAGAGCTAACTTTGTACAACGAGGCGGCGAAACAAGTATCGATAACCAAGATCGTGAATTGAGCGTTGCTGCTATTGGCATTGATCACGATAGCGATAACTTCCGTCTTTCTTTGGATTTGGGCTACCAAGACCATCAGGTTGACTCACCACGCCCTGCAGTCACTCCTGGCAGTGCAATTCCAGAAGCGCCTGACAGCGACACCAATTTTGCCCAAGAGTGGACTTACACTAACGAGCGTCAATTTTTCGGTGCGGTTCGTGGAGAATACGATTTTACCGACAACATCACTGCATGGGCGGCGTATGGTTTCAGATCGGGTGAAGAAGATAATGTGTTTGCTAACCCTAGACAGGCAGAAGCAAATGGCGACTTTTCCGCTTACCGTTTTGATAACGTTCGAAATGATGAAATTCGCTCAGGTGAAGTGGGCCTAAATATCGAATTCAAAACCGCAAGCGTTGGACACACGATCATTACGTCTGCATCAACGTTTTCTTTAGAATCTGAAAATGCCTATGCGTTTTCTGATTTTAGCGGCTTTGCTGGAAATATTTATAACCCGGTAACGGCAACCATGCCCGATGCTGACTTCTTTATTGGTGGCGACCTTAGCAACCCACTAATCACAGAAAAAACAGACCTTTCAAGTTTTGCTCTTGCAGACATGATTTCGTTTAACGATGGAAAAGTTCTATTAACCCTTGGTGGCCGTGTACAAAACATTGAAACCCGCACCTTTGATTACAATACAGGTGATGAGTTGTCAGGCTACGACGAATCTCAATTAACGCCGGTTGTGGGCATTGTTTATAAATCGTCAGAACAGGTGTCTTATTACGCCAACTATATCGAGGGACTGCTTCCTGGTGAGGTAGCGCCTGCATCAAGCGGTGGTGAACCAATTGAAAACGCGGGTGAAGTTTTTGACCCATACAGCGCCGAGCAAATAGAAGTAGGTGTGAAATATGATGCTGGCCAATACGGTGGTTCATTGAGTGTTTTCAACACCTCAAAGCAAAGCTCAATTGTTGAAGACAATGTTTTCAGTACCGATGGTGAACAGCAAAACCAAGGGCTTGAGTTAAGCGTATTTGGCATGCCAACTTCAAATTTACGTGTTTTGGGCGGATTCACTTGGCTCGATGCGGAAATGACGAAAACTCAAGACGGTACACTAGATGGCAAAACGGCCATTGGTGTTCCTGATTTACAAGCAAACATTAATCTTGAGTGGGATGTTGATGCCCTTCCAGGGCTTACTGTCGATGCACGTGCGGCCTATACGTCGAAACAATATGCCAGTGCCGACAATAGCCTTGAAGTCGATGCATCTAATCGTTTCGATTTAGGCGTTCGTTACAGCTTCCTTGCAGGAATGACCGACATCACACTTCGCGCTCGTGTAGATAACGTCTTTGACAATAATTACTGGGCGTCGGTAGGCGGCTTCCCTGGCTCAAACTACCTTGTATTAAGTGAACCTCGGACATTCAGACTGTCTGCTTCATTCAATTTTTAA
- a CDS encoding PepSY-associated TM helix domain-containing protein: protein MSISISPSANKSALKSHAWLGLAVSVLMYWVCFSGTLSVFSQELLRWEQPHIADNLDYTPGSIQNAYERFLTMKEGQTQGNIVIRLPTHDLPRARISADGEYWNISPTGELSEPSTTPITDLIVDLHTALHLPEDIGMMAVSVLGAILSALIISGIVAHRRIFKDAFRLRTGNNEQLTQGDLHNRMSVWGLPFHLMIALTGVYFGLASFLTSIYADTLYEANKLDLFADIYGSSIQLEHQPAIANIEKALTDIMKMEPNTQPIFVTLENATKDNQYILLGSQHLDKLIYSEQYRFDASGQYIDKVGYSDGDAGQQAIFSVYRIHFGHFGPEAMKIFFGLMGFALTIISVTGINLWLAKRAKQDALNQLWLGFVWGTPIAFIWAALLELTLALPTKPVFWVTLTAILIASLMQKVLMKTHLVLLNCLAALLVVLAITHFAVHYPSSLVMNSLIIDSAFIVFALCVWRYLYSRLKKGWNV from the coding sequence ATGAGTATTTCTATTTCTCCCAGCGCAAATAAAAGCGCCTTAAAAAGTCACGCTTGGTTAGGATTAGCCGTTAGTGTGTTGATGTATTGGGTGTGCTTTTCAGGCACTTTATCTGTTTTCTCTCAAGAACTTCTGCGGTGGGAACAACCCCATATTGCAGATAATCTAGATTACACCCCTGGCAGCATTCAAAATGCTTATGAACGCTTTCTCACAATGAAAGAGGGTCAAACACAGGGAAACATTGTCATTCGCTTGCCTACGCACGATTTGCCACGCGCACGCATTAGTGCAGACGGTGAGTATTGGAATATTTCTCCAACCGGTGAATTAAGTGAACCATCCACAACCCCTATTACTGATTTAATCGTTGATTTACACACTGCTCTTCATTTGCCAGAAGACATCGGAATGATGGCCGTCAGTGTATTGGGTGCTATTTTGAGTGCATTGATTATCTCTGGCATTGTTGCTCACAGACGTATTTTTAAAGATGCCTTTCGCTTGCGAACGGGCAACAACGAGCAGCTTACACAAGGCGACTTACACAATAGAATGAGCGTGTGGGGCTTACCTTTTCACTTGATGATTGCGCTAACCGGCGTTTATTTTGGTTTAGCGTCGTTTTTAACGTCCATTTATGCCGATACCTTATATGAAGCAAACAAGCTTGATCTGTTTGCCGACATTTATGGTTCATCAATTCAACTTGAACATCAGCCAGCCATTGCGAATATAGAAAAAGCGCTGACCGACATAATGAAAATGGAGCCCAATACCCAGCCCATTTTTGTTACTTTGGAAAATGCGACCAAAGACAATCAGTATATTCTGCTCGGCTCGCAGCACTTAGATAAGCTCATTTATTCAGAACAATACCGCTTTGATGCAAGTGGACAATACATCGATAAAGTCGGTTATTCAGATGGTGATGCTGGCCAACAAGCGATATTTTCTGTATATCGCATACACTTCGGCCACTTTGGTCCAGAAGCAATGAAGATATTCTTCGGATTAATGGGGTTCGCGTTAACCATTATTTCTGTCACCGGCATAAACTTGTGGCTGGCAAAACGCGCTAAACAAGATGCCTTAAACCAGCTTTGGCTGGGTTTTGTGTGGGGCACGCCTATCGCATTTATTTGGGCTGCATTGTTAGAGTTAACGCTGGCGCTGCCTACAAAACCTGTTTTCTGGGTAACATTGACAGCTATTCTTATCGCTTCACTAATGCAAAAAGTGCTTATGAAAACTCACTTAGTGCTGTTGAATTGTCTCGCCGCCTTGTTAGTTGTATTGGCCATTACTCACTTTGCTGTTCACTACCCTAGTTCGTTAGTCATGAACTCGCTCATTATAGACAGCGCGTTTATCGTTTTTGCCCTGTGCGTATGGCGCTACCTATACTCGCGATTAAAGAAAGGCTGGAATGTATAG